One Methylophilus sp. TWE2 DNA segment encodes these proteins:
- a CDS encoding DUF2946 family protein, whose product MLKRFYVSFLLAFLFAIAQTGMVTHEISHIQELTQQQSQPDKNHQGNESCTLCISLAHAAGALTQSPQWILPPQASFLLSTAVATVDSTSRVAIYSARAPPFSISA is encoded by the coding sequence ATGTTAAAGCGTTTTTATGTGTCATTCTTGTTGGCGTTTCTGTTTGCCATTGCGCAGACAGGGATGGTCACGCATGAAATCAGCCACATTCAGGAGCTGACGCAGCAGCAGTCTCAACCAGACAAAAATCATCAGGGCAATGAGTCTTGTACGCTGTGTATCAGTCTCGCGCATGCTGCGGGCGCTTTAACGCAATCCCCGCAGTGGATCCTTCCACCGCAAGCAAGCTTTCTACTCTCAACCGCCGTTGCCACAGTGGATTCAACCAGTCGCGTTGCAATCTACTCCGCGCGCGCACCCCCTTTCAGTATTTCAGCCTGA
- a CDS encoding histone deacetylase, translated as MRMRISQALLMTLLLPCLPYSAAQAEDGYTTSGSQRKAAMTMLYDTRFELHDPGPGHPERASRVNMIVEHLKNNPQLNAFLRWPSFTAASRQDLLRVHSPAYLDLLDKEQASVKPGQHHLLSTGDTMLSQHSLTVATLSSGAVMAGVDAVMTQQSPTAFALVRPPGHHATRDRGMGFCLINHIAVAARYAQQRYGIQRILIVDIDVHHGNGTQDIFYADNSVFYFSAHQHPLYPGSGRPGETGTGLGLGYTMNVDIAPGSNERRLLQAIEQPLAQAMQAFRPELIMVSAGLDAHQGDTLGALQYSEAGYATVAKAIKALAAEHAQGRMVWMLEGGYVPANNANAVEAIISTLVTQP; from the coding sequence ATGCGCATGCGTATTTCCCAAGCGTTATTGATGACTCTGCTGCTACCCTGTTTGCCTTATTCGGCTGCTCAGGCAGAAGACGGCTACACAACATCTGGTAGCCAGCGTAAAGCTGCGATGACCATGCTTTACGATACACGTTTTGAATTACATGACCCGGGACCAGGTCACCCTGAACGGGCGAGCCGCGTGAATATGATTGTGGAGCATTTAAAAAACAATCCGCAATTAAACGCTTTTTTACGCTGGCCATCTTTTACAGCAGCCTCGCGCCAAGATTTACTGCGTGTACACAGCCCTGCCTACCTGGATTTGCTTGATAAAGAGCAGGCAAGCGTCAAGCCTGGCCAGCATCACCTACTGAGTACAGGCGATACGATGTTGTCACAACATTCCCTGACCGTTGCGACATTATCGTCAGGTGCGGTGATGGCAGGTGTGGATGCAGTGATGACTCAGCAGTCGCCTACCGCGTTTGCCTTGGTCAGGCCACCCGGTCACCATGCCACGCGTGACCGAGGCATGGGGTTTTGCCTGATCAACCACATCGCAGTCGCGGCCCGTTATGCGCAGCAAAGATACGGTATCCAACGCATTTTAATTGTCGATATCGACGTGCATCATGGCAATGGTACGCAGGATATTTTCTATGCAGATAACAGCGTGTTTTACTTCAGTGCGCATCAGCACCCACTGTATCCCGGCAGCGGTAGACCTGGCGAAACCGGAACCGGCCTGGGGTTGGGGTACACCATGAATGTGGATATCGCGCCGGGTAGCAATGAGCGTCGCCTGCTACAGGCCATTGAGCAGCCGCTGGCGCAGGCGATGCAAGCGTTTCGCCCCGAATTGATCATGGTATCAGCCGGGCTGGATGCGCATCAAGGCGATACGCTAGGGGCACTGCAGTATTCTGAGGCAGGCTATGCGACGGTGGCAAAAGCCATCAAGGCATTAGCGGCAGAACATGCGCAAGGGCGTATGGTATGGATGCTGGAAGGCGGATATGTGCCAGCCAATAATGCCAATGCGGTCGAAGCCATCATCAGTACACTTGTGACACAGCCTTAA
- the truB gene encoding tRNA pseudouridine(55) synthase TruB, which produces MQTKRIKRAVNGVLLLDKPYGFSSNQALQKVKWLYQAQKAGHTGTLDPLATGVLPICFGEATKFAQHLTDENKTYIATVKFGVTTTTGDKEGDVLNHVDCQVTREEIDRVLPQFMGEITQVPPMYSALKVNGKPLYEYARDGLELERAPRQVTIYDLRVLACADNSAEIEVCCSKGTYIRTLGEDIGKALNVGAHLTALRRTATATYQIAHTVTVEALEQMTVEQRDALLLPVDTAISALPKIELHEDAAYYFKQGNPVWLSGNIPAGELRIYSEAGLFLGVGQQQRDGRIAPKRVVNL; this is translated from the coding sequence ATGCAGACAAAACGCATAAAACGCGCCGTTAACGGCGTGTTGTTGCTCGATAAACCGTATGGCTTTTCTTCCAACCAGGCTTTGCAAAAGGTCAAATGGTTATACCAGGCGCAGAAAGCAGGCCATACTGGTACATTAGACCCTCTGGCAACAGGCGTGCTACCCATTTGCTTTGGGGAAGCGACCAAGTTTGCCCAGCATTTAACCGACGAAAACAAAACCTATATCGCCACGGTTAAGTTTGGTGTGACAACGACGACTGGAGATAAAGAGGGCGATGTGCTCAACCACGTAGATTGCCAGGTGACGCGCGAAGAGATTGATCGCGTGTTACCGCAGTTTATGGGTGAAATTACGCAGGTGCCGCCTATGTATTCCGCGCTCAAGGTCAATGGCAAGCCATTGTATGAGTATGCGCGAGATGGACTAGAACTCGAGCGTGCACCACGCCAGGTCACGATTTATGATTTACGCGTGCTGGCTTGTGCTGACAATAGTGCCGAGATTGAAGTGTGTTGCAGCAAGGGCACTTATATCCGCACCCTGGGGGAAGATATCGGTAAGGCATTGAACGTTGGTGCGCATTTGACCGCTTTGCGTCGTACCGCAACAGCAACGTACCAGATTGCGCATACGGTGACCGTTGAAGCGCTTGAGCAAATGACGGTGGAACAACGCGATGCCTTGTTGTTGCCTGTAGATACCGCCATCAGCGCGTTACCGAAAATTGAGTTGCATGAGGATGCGGCTTATTATTTCAAGCAAGGCAATCCAGTGTGGTTGTCCGGCAATATCCCGGCGGGCGAGTTACGCATCTACAGCGAGGCAGGCCTGTTTCTAGGTGTAGGCCAGCAGCAGCGCGATGGACGTATCGCGCCCAAGCGCGTGGTCAACCTTTAA
- the rbfA gene encoding 30S ribosome-binding factor RbfA: MAKAFSRNDRVSEQMRRELADLLMFEVKDPRVQMVTLTGVEVAGDMAHAKVFYTAQKNSKGLQAGLEKAAGFLRSQLGKRMMIRTVPQLHFVYDESIDRGMHMDKLIHDALSDTPPQE, encoded by the coding sequence ATGGCTAAAGCATTTTCAAGAAACGACCGCGTCTCAGAGCAAATGCGCCGTGAACTGGCGGATTTGCTCATGTTTGAGGTCAAAGACCCGCGTGTGCAAATGGTTACCTTGACCGGTGTTGAGGTGGCTGGCGACATGGCACATGCCAAAGTCTTTTACACGGCGCAAAAAAACAGCAAGGGTTTGCAGGCTGGGCTGGAAAAAGCCGCCGGCTTTTTGCGCTCCCAATTGGGTAAGCGCATGATGATACGTACCGTGCCGCAACTGCATTTTGTCTATGATGAATCCATAGACCGTGGCATGCATATGGATAAGCTCATTCATGACGCCTTGTCCGATACCCCTCCGCAAGAATAA
- the infB gene encoding translation initiation factor IF-2 — translation MALSTVAQFAAELGLPTTLLIEQLKSAGVNKTSVDDFLEEGDKAALLDYLRKEHGAGTAPKGKITLTRKQNTEIKKLDSSGKARTIQVEVRKKRVLERPEIGYDQPVETASFEEVEEVAPEVVEELPAAVEEVVELPPVEETPEVVPEPEPAPVEPPATEAVPALETPAVAKKAVVLSAQEIALREQEAARAAKLAALQAEDVKRKQALTQRRAEEEAKRQAEAEAAKNKPAATKLSEGTLHKPAAKATDKPENKDKKAKTDNRDWNDNENKKRGIKTRGDAGGANQGWRTPKGKHHKSSKDDQHAFNAPTEPIIKEVMVPETISVADLAHKMSVKAAEVIKALMKMGMMVTINQVLDQDTAIILVEEMGHKAQAAAANDPESFLEETDTVEAVMEARPPVVTVMGHVDHGKTSLLDYIRRSRVASGEAGGITQHIGAYHVETPRGMVTFLDTPGHEAFTAMRARGAKATDIVILVVSADDGVMPQTIEAIHHAKAGNVPIVVAINKIDKPEAQPERVKNELITHEVVPEEYGGETMFREVSAKTGKGIDELLEAVLLQAEVLELKAPLNTPAKGLVIEGRLDKGRGPVSTVLVQSGILRRGDMLLAGTAFGRVRAMLDESGNDIKEAGPSIPVEVLGLSDVPSSGEETIVLNDERKAREIALFRQGKFRDVKLAKQQAAKLENMFEQMAEGEVQTLNLIIKSDVQGSFEALTTSLQKLSTSEVRVNIIHTAVGAISESDVNLAAASKAVLIGFNVRADAGARKLVETLDVDLRYYNIIYEAVDEIKAALGGMLAPEQKEQMIGTVEIREVFKISKVGSIAGCYVQDGVVKRNSKVRLLRNNVIIHTGELDSLKRFKDDVKEVKNNFECGLSLKNYNDIEVGDILEVYEVVEVARTL, via the coding sequence ATGGCACTTTCAACCGTCGCACAATTTGCCGCAGAACTGGGTCTGCCAACGACCTTGCTCATCGAGCAACTGAAAAGCGCAGGCGTTAACAAAACGTCTGTGGATGATTTTTTGGAAGAAGGTGACAAAGCTGCCTTGCTGGATTACTTGCGTAAGGAGCATGGCGCAGGCACTGCCCCTAAAGGCAAAATTACTCTGACCCGCAAACAGAATACTGAAATCAAAAAACTGGATAGCTCGGGCAAAGCCCGTACCATTCAGGTTGAAGTGCGTAAGAAACGTGTGCTGGAACGTCCTGAAATTGGCTACGATCAACCGGTAGAGACTGCCTCTTTTGAAGAGGTGGAAGAGGTTGCGCCAGAAGTCGTAGAAGAGTTGCCAGCGGCTGTCGAAGAGGTGGTAGAGCTGCCACCTGTCGAAGAAACGCCAGAAGTGGTGCCTGAGCCCGAACCTGCGCCAGTGGAGCCTCCAGCCACCGAGGCAGTGCCTGCTTTGGAGACACCTGCTGTCGCGAAAAAAGCAGTCGTGTTGTCAGCACAAGAAATCGCTTTGCGTGAACAGGAAGCGGCGCGTGCGGCCAAATTGGCTGCCTTGCAAGCCGAAGATGTGAAGCGTAAGCAGGCGTTAACGCAGCGTCGTGCCGAAGAGGAGGCCAAGCGTCAAGCAGAAGCCGAGGCTGCGAAGAATAAACCTGCAGCCACAAAGTTGTCTGAAGGCACCTTGCACAAACCTGCTGCCAAAGCGACAGACAAGCCGGAAAACAAAGATAAAAAGGCCAAGACAGATAACCGCGACTGGAACGATAACGAGAATAAAAAACGCGGCATTAAAACTCGTGGTGATGCTGGTGGAGCCAATCAGGGCTGGCGTACCCCTAAGGGCAAACATCACAAATCCAGCAAAGATGATCAACATGCATTTAATGCCCCGACTGAACCGATCATTAAAGAAGTGATGGTGCCTGAGACGATCTCTGTGGCAGATCTGGCACACAAGATGTCGGTAAAAGCAGCTGAGGTAATTAAAGCCCTGATGAAGATGGGCATGATGGTGACGATTAATCAGGTGTTGGATCAGGATACTGCCATTATTTTGGTGGAAGAAATGGGGCATAAAGCTCAGGCGGCGGCAGCCAACGATCCAGAAAGTTTCCTGGAAGAAACTGATACTGTAGAAGCGGTAATGGAAGCGCGTCCGCCAGTGGTGACGGTAATGGGTCACGTTGACCACGGTAAAACTTCTCTGCTTGACTATATTCGTCGCAGCCGTGTGGCGTCTGGCGAAGCCGGTGGCATTACTCAGCATATTGGCGCATACCACGTGGAAACCCCGCGTGGCATGGTGACTTTCCTCGATACACCAGGTCACGAGGCATTTACTGCCATGCGTGCCCGCGGTGCCAAAGCTACCGATATTGTGATCCTGGTGGTGTCTGCCGATGACGGCGTGATGCCACAAACCATTGAAGCGATTCACCACGCCAAAGCCGGTAACGTGCCTATCGTGGTCGCGATCAACAAGATTGATAAACCGGAAGCACAACCGGAGCGTGTCAAAAACGAATTGATTACGCATGAAGTGGTCCCGGAAGAGTACGGTGGTGAGACCATGTTCCGTGAAGTCTCTGCCAAGACTGGTAAAGGCATTGATGAGTTGCTCGAAGCCGTACTGCTGCAAGCAGAAGTGCTGGAGCTCAAAGCACCGCTGAATACGCCGGCTAAAGGTCTGGTGATTGAAGGCCGCCTGGATAAAGGACGTGGTCCGGTGTCTACCGTGTTGGTGCAATCCGGTATCTTGCGCCGTGGCGACATGTTGCTGGCAGGCACTGCCTTTGGCCGTGTGCGCGCAATGCTGGACGAGAGCGGTAACGATATCAAGGAAGCTGGTCCTTCGATTCCAGTCGAAGTCCTGGGTTTGTCTGATGTGCCTAGTTCCGGCGAAGAAACCATTGTATTGAACGATGAGCGCAAAGCGCGTGAAATTGCCTTGTTCCGTCAAGGTAAATTCCGTGATGTGAAATTGGCTAAACAGCAGGCGGCCAAACTGGAAAACATGTTTGAGCAAATGGCTGAAGGTGAAGTGCAAACACTGAACCTGATTATCAAGTCAGATGTTCAGGGCTCTTTCGAAGCCTTGACGACCAGTTTACAGAAATTGTCTACCAGCGAAGTACGCGTCAATATTATTCACACTGCGGTGGGTGCAATCAGTGAGTCCGACGTGAACCTGGCAGCGGCTTCCAAAGCGGTATTGATTGGCTTTAACGTGCGTGCCGATGCGGGTGCTCGTAAACTGGTCGAAACCTTGGACGTGGACCTGCGTTATTACAACATCATTTACGAGGCTGTGGATGAGATCAAGGCTGCGCTGGGTGGTATGTTGGCGCCAGAGCAGAAAGAGCAGATGATCGGTACGGTCGAAATCCGTGAAGTCTTCAAGATTTCCAAAGTGGGTTCGATTGCGGGCTGTTATGTACAGGATGGTGTGGTTAAACGTAACTCAAAAGTACGTTTGTTGCGTAACAATGTGATTATCCATACCGGTGAGCTGGATTCCCTGAAACGCTTTAAGGATGACGTGAAGGAAGTGAAGAACAACTTCGAATGTGGTTTGTCACTCAAGAATTACAACGACATCGAAGTGGGCGATATTCTGGAAGTGTATGAAGTCGTTGAAGTGGCACGTACACTGTGA
- the nusA gene encoding transcription termination factor NusA, with the protein MSRELLLLVDALAHEKNVDKEVIFTALELALASATKKNHEEGADIRVEIDRETGDYKTFRRWQYVEYDLLESSAYQFDEEDERAAGRQIGDYYEEPLESISFGRIGAQAAKQVILQKVREAEREQMIQDFLARGESLVTGVIKRMEKGNAIIEVGRIECLLPREAMIQKENLRVGDRVRAYLSRVDRGGRGPQLILSRVAPEFLKRLFELEVPEIEEGLLEIRSAARDPGLRSKIAVKTNDQRLDPVGTCVGMRGSRVQAVTSELGGERVDIVLWSMDPAQFVINALAPAEVTSIVVDEDAHSMDVVVNEEQLAVAIGRNGQNVRLASELTGWNLNILTEEAAAQKSQDEYAKISQLFMEKLDVDDEVADILVQEGFSTLEEIAYVPLAEMSEIEAFDEDTINELRSRARAALLTEAIAKEEKVEEDTNDLMTLEGMDADTAHKLAASDIHTSEDLAELAVDELVDLTGIDEELAKSLIMTARAPWFK; encoded by the coding sequence ATGAGTCGTGAATTATTGTTGTTGGTTGATGCCCTGGCCCATGAAAAAAATGTGGATAAAGAGGTGATCTTTACCGCTTTGGAGCTGGCGTTGGCTTCAGCAACGAAGAAGAACCATGAAGAAGGTGCTGATATCCGTGTTGAGATTGATCGCGAGACGGGTGATTACAAAACCTTCAGACGTTGGCAGTATGTAGAATACGACTTGCTGGAAAGCTCTGCTTACCAATTTGACGAAGAGGACGAAAGAGCTGCTGGCAGACAGATTGGTGATTACTATGAAGAGCCATTGGAGTCTATCTCTTTTGGCCGTATCGGTGCGCAAGCCGCCAAACAGGTGATTCTGCAAAAAGTGCGCGAAGCTGAGCGAGAGCAAATGATCCAGGACTTCCTGGCACGTGGTGAGAGCTTGGTCACCGGTGTGATCAAACGTATGGAAAAAGGCAATGCCATCATTGAGGTGGGCCGTATTGAGTGCCTGTTGCCACGTGAGGCGATGATTCAGAAAGAAAATCTGCGTGTAGGTGACCGTGTACGTGCTTATCTATCTCGCGTTGACCGTGGTGGCCGCGGCCCACAACTGATTTTGTCACGCGTGGCGCCTGAGTTCCTCAAGCGTTTGTTTGAACTGGAAGTACCGGAAATCGAAGAGGGTTTGCTGGAAATCCGTTCTGCAGCCCGTGATCCAGGTTTACGTTCCAAAATTGCAGTGAAAACCAATGACCAGCGTTTGGATCCTGTCGGGACTTGCGTTGGGATGCGTGGTTCACGCGTACAGGCGGTGACTTCGGAGTTGGGCGGCGAGCGCGTGGACATCGTGTTGTGGAGCATGGATCCGGCACAGTTTGTGATCAATGCATTGGCGCCTGCTGAAGTGACTTCTATCGTTGTGGACGAAGACGCGCACAGCATGGACGTGGTTGTAAATGAAGAGCAGCTGGCAGTGGCGATTGGCCGTAATGGCCAGAATGTACGCCTGGCGTCTGAGCTGACAGGCTGGAACCTGAATATCCTGACGGAAGAAGCCGCTGCGCAGAAGAGCCAGGATGAATATGCCAAAATCAGCCAGCTGTTTATGGAAAAGCTGGATGTGGATGATGAAGTAGCCGATATTCTGGTGCAAGAAGGCTTTAGCACGCTGGAAGAAATCGCTTACGTGCCACTGGCAGAAATGTCCGAAATCGAAGCGTTTGATGAAGATACTATCAATGAATTGCGCTCTCGTGCACGTGCAGCCTTGCTGACTGAGGCGATTGCCAAAGAAGAAAAAGTTGAAGAAGACACTAACGATTTGATGACACTGGAAGGCATGGATGCAGACACAGCCCATAAACTGGCTGCGAGCGATATCCATACCAGCGAAGACCTCGCCGAACTGGCCGTGGATGAGTTGGTTGACCTGACCGGAATAGATGAAGAGCTCGCCAAGTCTTTGATTATGACTGCACGCGCCCCTTGGTTTAAATAA
- the rimP gene encoding ribosome maturation factor RimP, whose protein sequence is MQNLHSVVEKTVTQLGYELVDFEAANRGKLLRVFIDKLTPKDNKDSVTIDDCVLVSNQLGNVLTVELDIDYDRLEVSSAGLDRVLRKESDFVRFAGERAQIKLRVGIKDDGPKATATSLPRKTFLGLLKGVEEDKVVIECDDWVYRLSLDNIDKARLNPVFD, encoded by the coding sequence ATGCAGAATTTGCATTCGGTGGTTGAAAAGACAGTTACCCAGTTGGGATACGAATTGGTTGATTTTGAAGCGGCCAATCGCGGCAAATTGCTGCGCGTATTTATCGACAAATTGACGCCAAAAGATAACAAAGACAGCGTGACGATAGATGACTGTGTGTTAGTGAGTAATCAGCTTGGGAATGTGTTGACTGTTGAGCTGGATATTGATTATGACCGTCTGGAAGTATCTTCAGCCGGTTTGGATCGTGTCTTGCGCAAAGAGAGCGATTTCGTGCGGTTTGCCGGTGAGCGCGCCCAAATCAAATTGCGTGTCGGTATCAAGGATGATGGTCCCAAAGCGACGGCAACCAGTTTGCCAAGAAAAACGTTTCTGGGGCTGTTAAAAGGGGTTGAAGAAGACAAGGTGGTCATTGAGTGTGATGACTGGGTTTATAGATTGTCGCTGGATAATATAGACAAGGCTCGTTTGAACCCTGTCTTTGATTAA
- a CDS encoding cupin domain-containing protein, protein MQIQVQHNPAETQLKALGVSKWPTWKKEVSTFDWIFHEQEQAYILEGQCVVTPVGGAPVSFGKGDFVIFPAGLKVSWEVKQPLHKHYHLDGNVLTQTWLRIKAAFKK, encoded by the coding sequence ATGCAAATTCAAGTTCAACACAATCCTGCCGAAACACAACTAAAGGCCTTGGGCGTCTCCAAATGGCCGACCTGGAAAAAAGAAGTGTCGACGTTTGATTGGATATTTCACGAGCAGGAGCAGGCTTATATATTAGAAGGCCAATGTGTGGTGACCCCGGTCGGCGGCGCGCCGGTCAGTTTTGGCAAGGGCGACTTTGTGATCTTTCCTGCGGGCCTTAAGGTAAGCTGGGAAGTCAAGCAGCCTTTACATAAGCATTACCATCTGGATGGCAACGTCTTGACCCAAACTTGGTTGCGTATCAAGGCAGCTTTCAAGAAATAA